One part of the Eubalaena glacialis isolate mEubGla1 chromosome 19, mEubGla1.1.hap2.+ XY, whole genome shotgun sequence genome encodes these proteins:
- the LOC133080085 gene encoding DNA-directed RNA polymerase III subunit RPC4-like: MSEGNAAGEPSAPGGLRPLLPGARGLIGRRPAPSLTPGRLPSICSRDLTLGGVKKKTFTPNIISRKVKEEPKEEVTVKKEKRDRDRDRQREGHGRGRGRPEVIQSHSIFEQGPAEMMKKKGNWDKTVDVSDMGPSHIINIKKEKRETDEETKQILRMLEKDDFIDDPGLRNDTRNMPVQLPLAHLGWLFKEENEEPDVKPWLAGPKEEDMEVDVPAVKVKEEPRDEEEEAKMKASSRASRKTPGLPKDVSVAELLRELSLTQEEELLFLQLPDSLPGQPPTQDVKPIKTEVQSEDGQMVVIKQEKDREARLAENACTLGDLTEGQVGKLLIRKSGKVQLLLGKVTLDVTMGTTCSFLQELVSVGLGDSRTGDMTVLGHVKHTLVCSPNFESLLDHKHR, from the coding sequence ATGTCAGAAGGAAACGCTGCGGGCGAGCCCAGTGCTCCAGGAGGGCTCCGACCCCTCCTTCCTGGGGCGCGGGGGCTTATCGGGCGGAGGCCGGCACCTTCCCTCACCCCGGGCCGCCTTCCCTCCATCTGCTCCAGGGATCTCACCCTCGGGGGAGTCAAGAAGAAAACCTTCACCCCAAATATCATCAGTCGGAAGGTCAAGGAAGAGCCCAAGGAAGAAGTAACTGTCAAGAAGGAGAAGCGTGATAGGGATAGAGACCGACAGCGAGAGGGCCATGGACGGGGCCGGGGGCGCCCAGAAGTGATCCAGTCCCACTCTATCTTTGAGCAGGGCCCAGCTGAAATGATGAAGAAAAAGGGGAACTGGGATAAGACGGTGGATGTGTCGGACATGGGGCCTTCTCACATCATCAACATcaaaaaggagaagagggagacagatgaagaaacaaaacagattCTGCGTATGCTGGAGAAGGATGATTTCATCGATGACCCTGGGCTGAGGAATGACACTCGAAATATGCCTGTGCAGCTGCCGCTGGCTCACTTGGGCTGGCTTTTTAAGGAAGAGAATGAAGAACCAGATGTTAAACCTTGGCTGGCTGGCCCCAAGGAAGAGGACATGGAGGTGGATGTGCCTGCTGTGAAAGTGAAAGAGGAGCCGcgagatgaggaagaggaggcgAAGATGAAGGCTTCTTCCAGAGCATCCAGGAAGACCCCGGGCCTCCCGAAGGACGTATCTGTGGCAGAGCTGCTCAGGGAGCTGAGCCTCACGCAGGAGGAAGAGCTGCTGTTCCTGCAGCTGCCAGACTCACTCCCTGGCCAGCCGCCCACTCAGGACGTCAAGCCTATCAAGACAGAGGTGCAGAGCGAGGACGGACAGATGGTGGTTATAAAGCAGGAGAAAGACCGGGAAGCCAGGCTCGCAGAGAATGCTTGTACCCTGGGTGACCTGACAGAGGGTCAGGTCGGCAAGCTGCTCATCCGCAAGTCGGGGAAGGTGCAGCTCCTCCTGGGCAAGGTGACTCTGGACGTGACCATGGGGACCACCTGCTCTTTCCTGCAGGAGCTGGTGTCCGTGGGCCTTGGAGACAGTAGGACGGGTGACATGACAGTCCTGGGACACGTAAAGCACACACTTGTATGTTCTCCCAATTTTGAATCCCTGCTGGATCACAAACACCGGTAA